CGTAAAATTTGTAAAAAATGTCGACTGATACGTAGACGGGGACGAATTATAGTAATTTGCTTCAACCCAAGACATAAACAAAGACAAGGATAATCTTTCTAAGCGAGAACACTCTAAAGGATCtgatgaaaaaaaaaggaatgagaaaaaaaacttagaatgataatcatgacaaaacatgatttataattgaaataaattccgttgtaagtataatgtttcatacatctttaattattttctataCGTCTCCTACTTTAATAAACAATATtatgaaaaattttaaatttattcgtacaaaaaatacataaaaataattcaatccatatgagttagataaacccaaattaaaaaaaaggtaGACTTCACcaagttttgaatttgaaaaattaatctaactgcAATTCAACCTAACAAtggagttcatataaagccgaaaatccaaattttagttagagttaacaatcgaaacgattacacctaacaacttatactaaaaaataatgaaaatatacaaaatctttatttagtcattttgaaaaaaaataatataaatatgacAACGAGAGGTGGGGAGCAAcaaaattgagaataaaataacaaatacatatgaaaaaaaatcgaataattaccttttGAAACATAACGATTTCCTGTCATTTTTGACACATTTTCTTTTCCTGATTTCAGTTGTCTATGCCTCTTCTATTTCCATCGGATTTATTCAATTGGAGATGTCAAAGTCTAAAGTCTCCCAATTCTTGAAAACAAtgctattaatacagtttatcaatggaaaccgctcctaaataaatctgaatctcttaatgaagtAAAAACAAATTTATAAGACTGTATTAtttgaagtaagaacaaaattataagattaagaacaaaactaaatacataatcaaaattaaaggtcGATGAGGCTTTTGATTTTcggtggccaatgaatataatgatgaaatactatatatcatgctttatatatcggtttatttgtgatttttggcTTTCCTtcactttgtgttttttcatctttctgtaactcttattttcttttattattttaattaatagactAGTAATTGACAAGAAATAATTTGTTAATATAGTACTTATGAGATAGAAATAATTAAAActcattaactcatttattatttttgctcctacgatgccaactaagccaaaaacctctaaaacacttcttgtaaattctctctgcttccgctattatatatagtatagaagTTGGATCTCAAATTCTACGGTGCAATTGAGAATTGCAATTAACGTCATTTACTAAATTTCTTTGCAATTTTGcttcatcccttattttttgGAATAAAGTggaaaaatacccctaacatttacagtcaggagtaattttactcataatatctataatggtgcaattttacccaaaaTATTGTCAAGTtcgatcaatttcagacatattataaaacacatatattttgttccttctTATAAATAcggtgaaatattttgaaatatttttgtccaactcatacaatagatattatattttttttattttttttaaatttcatgtttaatcatatgtttatgatctgttactaattattgataaaatgactcacacgtgaagtgtaaatgacaagattcattaCCTAGATGACgctttgatgaattatttctcaaattgatccaacttgacaaagttaggagtaaaattgctcgtgGCTGCAAaagttatggataaaattgtacaattttagacgttgaGAATAAAATTGTTCCTAGTTGTAAAGGTTAGAGGTATTTTTTCATCTATCCCTACTTTTgctgtcaattttttttatccttttccctaacattactaaactaattTATTATAGCCCAAACTTCTCACAAAAACAACATCGTTTTTTATGGGTAATTTTATCTCATTTAATCAAATCGCTATTTATGAGTCATACTATCTCTCCATGTGGCATTAGTGTTCACATGGACACTAATGATTAAATGAATTTAATCATTTACCGTTAGATCCAGACTGATTAAATATAAGctttaggatgctttgaatctacATCCTAGAGATTTAATCAGTTTGACCTAATGATGAATGattaaattcatttggtcatcaTGGTCCATGTGAATACTACTAGTTTGGTGTGaattcaattaattgttttgttcTTCATGGTCATCCCGTAACTTATTTAAGGTTATTCATTGGtccttaaaattatttaaaatgactTAGTAGTCACTAAATTTAGTTAAAATGATACCCTattacataataataataataataataataataataatacaaaattTATCATGTTATATTCATTGTTCGTCACACAGTTTAAATTGGATATTTCAAATTTGAATCTTAATGTATATTGTAAATTTTAATTCGAAAATAAATTGCCTAAAACATTGATCAATCTCAAAAATCGAAACATGACACCATTATGTCAAACTTTCATGTTAACACATTTCATGTTAATTGACCAAAGCTCGTAAACAAATAAACAAGCTGCTCATGAGCAATTCGTTTATCATGTCCATGGACGAGCTCACCTAATAGAATAATACAGTAAAAACCTTacttaaaattgtaaaaaataataattttaaacatataaaataaataacaccTTTATAGTTGAATTTGATGTTCGcaactaattaatttaacaaataaGAGCTTAATTCGagtaaaaataaatgatcagatgTTTGatatgttcaaataaaatatcaatattttaataaactaaaaaataaaagattaggaCTTCAATATGCTTTTTTCCTACTTTTTATTATATGCTAAAGTATAACAAATAAGTTATTAATCACTTAAGATTGGCTTGATCGGTTGAGGACTTCAAGTCGCTTAGGTTAGATTTTGAGTTCGAGCTGCAGAAAGCTTTGTCTGACAAGTCTCatacaaattataatttttttattaatcaatTGGAACAATATATCTTCTAAAGTCATTTATGCAATTATTGTTTTTCAAAACAGATccatattcaaatatttaatcgAAGTTATTTTGTCATAAAAGATCATTCCAAACATTTTTACtaatcaaattgataaaatGTTCTGAATTTCTACATGAATGTTTGTTTGAATAAagttcgaatttttttttaatgaaaattactttaattgttcttttataattaggagaaattacaaaattggatcaaataGGAGATCAATTTACATATGAGAtcaatttacatatttaactcatttactcaacctactatatatgtagactatttttgtgtgacttttctaAAATACCCTTGATATATAACACTTAGAAtttttttagcatttcttctttctccctctcgtctgacttcgcaggtttcgcaatatgcgaagtctgctaagataaaagacgtgtttttaagcattttttttatcttcataGACTTTGCATATTGTGAAATCtgtgaagtggtatataacaaaaaaggcaTAACAACAAGAGattctaaaattaaaatcataagattatcaaaatttacaacaaaattGCCACAATAATTTCCTaacaaatcatttcaaagtcaaCGTGACCAATCTTGATGGAAATTTATCCGTGTATCAGAAGAGAATCTAGAAAAGTCATCTCCTCTGTATCTCAGTACACCGCCTTCCTGAAAGGGattttatgtattcaaccactttcagaaaaatttaatcgtgttaggaagaaaaatgacgatttggcttcgcgaaaagAGGATTTCGCGAAGTCTTCGAGGAGAAATTTGACGATTTTACTTCGTGAAAACAGattacgcgaagtctgcgaaggtAAAAATCATGAACATTTCTATTCGCAGACTTTGCGTAATCCgttttcgcgaagtaaaatcatccgtttcagactctttctcatTGCAGACCTTTGCGAAACCAGATTACGCAAAgtgattttctggaaaaaaaacgaagagaaaacagtagatacttacatttttccgcctttcaccattaaaatcgtaaataaccatatgataaacgTAGAATAACGATTTCTTCGAtccgcacaagaagaaagaaaccaagagacgagcaaaaagatgaagatgaagaaccatgacttagTTTTCTAgcaataggaagatgaagaatcaagagatgaagagaggaagaaaaaAAGCACATGGTGATGAAgggaaatggtgcagatttcgcaatataaAGGAAGAGATGAAGATCAAAAGTTTGAGAATCTTCCGGAGAAGAAAAACCATGCGCTAAAAAAGAGAAAGGGGaagggggaagatgaaaggttaaggatattttagaaaaatcatacaaaaatagtctagatatatagtaagttgagtatgtaaatgagtcttccaacccaattttataattttcctttaGAATTATTGTTTTACCATGTTATAAAATCATGATTCATTTATGAAGAAATAAAATCGGCATTGAGGATAATTTTGTGGTATAGACATTGAGGATAATTGGCATTTATTCATATAAATTGATATAATAagatttagggtaaattccaaaaaaaactatgtggtttgatgttgttccaaaaaaacccttgtggtttgttattacaaaaaaaaaggactgtggtttgcgccgttacccgaaaaacggaaatggacttaacaccgttaatttgctgacgtggcacagggatagagttggaaattcgaattttttttattttttttattttttattttttctctctcctcttcttctccctcctccttcttcttcttccttctcctcctcctccttcttctcctccttcttcttccttcttccttcttcttcttccccctccttcttcttcttcttcttcctcctccttcttcttctacttttttttcttttttttttaagtttcggaaatttccaaatttctggaaattccagattaaGAATTTACAGAATACCCATCAATGGCTAAGTTTTGAGTGAATGAGTaataaattgaagaagatgattttaaaattaataaatcttCTTTTTGACTAAATTAATGTTTTTACTTTCCTCTTCTCAGAATTCCACCACTTCTAACCCAAAATCCATCTTCTTCTCCACTTCCTCCACTCTCAAGCTGTGTAATTCTCCCTCCGTCTCCCACTGCCAAAAAATGGACCAACAAGCCGCAAATCGTGGCGGACTTGGGTCCACATATTCTCTCCTTCGCCACCCAACCTTAACTACGGCTCTCTCCCTTCCACACCACACGATCTTCTTTGGGGACTGCGCAGATCCCCGATTGGATGGTCTCGATGACGATACTGATGCCCAGACTAACAACAGTACCCGCCGTGGCTATTCCAAGCCCGTTATGGTGCTTGACCTTATATGGAATTTGGCTTTCGTTGTGGTCTCACTTGTCGTGTTATATTCCGCCACTAgagaagaaatctggaaaatttccagaaatctggaatttttccagatttccagaaatctggattTCCAGAGTTCCGGAAATCTGGATTTCCAGATTTCAGGAGAAATTTGGAAATTTCCGAAATCTGGATTCCATTTTTTATGTATCTAATAAAGCTAGCAGATGTTGTGTTGAATGTGAGTGTGATATGCATtacattttttgttttgttgatCCCATGCATTTTACAGCCTCTGGCTTGGCAACCTATTTTTGTAAATGAATGTTACTATGCTTACGCATATTTTTTATGCCTAAAAATCAATGAAGCTTAATTGAATGTGGATCACAGCTTTTGCAAAATCAAGATGCTATGCTCTATACACAAGTTTTCTTCTTCCGTATATCATTTAGTTTATGGTTGTTTATATTTCTATCAATTGTATCAGTTATTCAATGGATTCAGTTTACTACTGTAAGCCTAGTTTAAGATGAAGTCCAGATCCAGGGTAATTCTCCACTCCAGAAACACCAAGAAAGATGTTGCAGCTGCTACTGGCGAgttctctttctctctaaagTATTGATTGAGCAGCTGTCTAGTATCAGATTCAAAAGATAAACATTTTCTGCATAGATTCTATGTATGGATAGTTAACTTTTTGAAAATTATAATAGAATGCCTGTAATTCTTTTCATgctaaacaaatatatatattgttttgtCTAAAAATTGTGCTTAGGACTCTTTGAAAGGGGAACCACTTAATATGTTGATATTAGGTTGAAAATTACTCTACACTATCTCAACAAACGTTCCTATTTAGGGTCATGTTTGTTCGTGGAGAAGGATTCTTGTTAGAAAGGTTGGTCTGTGAACAAAGCTGATGTAGTAGAAATGGGAGATAGGAGTGTGGAGTAGTTACTGACATCTTTGATCTGAAACTAAGTGATTGAATAGTTGGTGTTTCATTGATTATATAGGTTTTAGATTTTGCACAATGAACGAAAATTATGcacttttatatgttttctaTTGTATTCATGGACCTTGCAATCGAGTTGAGGATCCAATTTCACTTATCAGATTCAACCCAACACGTACATGATTGATAGAGTGGAAGGTCGAATCAGAATAATAACCCTTGGGACCTTCACAGTGATGGCTGAATATCAGGTAACTTGTTGATTTTCTTTGCAAAAGTAGAGGAGATCGGAAGAATGATGTTCTTTAGGTCACCAAAACTTATtacatttttggagtttttggTTAGCTAATAACAGAGAAAGACGTTCTTCAGGTTATCTTTCTGTTACATCAGGTTGATTTTTTGCTAGTGTTTGGTTATTGATCAGCACATTGGCAGAGCAGATATGATAATGATAGATGCAGATGATATCTGTAGAGATGCTGATTCTCTAAGAGCAGAGGTAATCGCGAAGTTCATTGGACGACTAGGTCTTGAGAAAACCATGTTCGAGTCATCGAGTGCTAGAACCGCAGAGTGGTTTGTCAAATGCTATGGTCCAAGGTATGACACTCTTTCTATACTACAAATTATATCATTGCCTATGCTCATCAATAATAGCTTATCGCGGTTGCCGGGGATCGAACCCGGGTCACCCGCGTGACAGGCGGGAATACTGACCATTACTTGGATGCAATTGCAATGTACTTTAAAATTGATATCcatttattttaaaaagatGTGATAAGAGTTGTGTTGTGGTGTTGAAACTTGAAAGGAGGTTTGCCTTATCTTCCTTCCCTCGATGCTAAAACTAAGAAGCGATATAGAGAAGCTATGGCTATGTCACCTGTTAATTTATTCTGTGTATTTGAAGAAATATTAATTgtttatttggataaatttaggTTTAGAATGCAGCTATTACAGATAGATATATAGATCATTTTGGGATTCAAAGAGGATGTTCAATCAGTAGCTGGAATTGAAATTATGTGTTGTTGCTGTGATTGTGTACCGAACAcagtaaaataattaatttttacattttgtaCTAATAAAATCACATTGAACATTTTTAGATTAGATCCCCGAATATATTAACTAGGATGTTTAGTCAATTCAACCATGCTACCGTGTATATAATTGACACCTATTTTCTCTTACACAACACAACTGTCTTCTATCTTTTTTATTAGATGTTCTTCGAATCTAGTAACTCCTACACACAAGTGTTTTTtggaaaaatttgaataaaattacAGACTCGTCTCCTCTAGAGTAAAGGTTAGATCTTTCTTTTGACACTTCAATTCATTTCTCATGTTTTTATTTGTAAAACTCTTCTCCATCCTACAAATGGGTACAGTTTCACAACTCATAACCCTTCAGTGGTGGTATCATTATCACTGATCGAATGATTCTAATCCATACTCTTTTACTGTTTCGTACCTCATCAATTCATGTGGATTGCCTCCTAAATCTGCATCAATAGCTTCTAAATTTGTTCAATTTAATTGCCCAGAAAAACCTGACTTCTATCCTTTTCTGAAGAGCTTGGATTCTCAAAACCCCAAGTCTCTGAACTGATCACCAAGTTCCCAACATTTCTATCATTCAATCCACATAAAATCATTTTCCCCAAGTTGAGTTCTTTCCCTCCAAGGTTGCTTCGACCGCCGACCTTGTAAGAATCTTTACTGCACACCCTTGGATCTTGCCTGTCAGCCTTTAGAAAATCAATTGGTTCcttcttttaatttattaattggcTTGTTTGAATccaaaaacaaaacaattgaattCATTAAACAAAATCCTCGTGTTCTATCTAGTAATCTTGAAGCTGCTCTAATACCTAATATCAACATTTTGAGAGAATGGAGTGGTTGCATCAAATATTTCATTACTATTTGATATTCATTGGCAATGTATTGGAAGTCCAGTCAAATTTGAAGAGATTGTAGACGAAGTGAAGGATTTAATACTTTGAAGTCACAGTTTGTTAGAGCAATCGCAGTATTGGCATCAATTTTGATAGGTTTTGAGTTCATCGATATTTTGCTAAATGGGTTAGTAACTTATATTTGTGATAGACAAGAGGCTGTGTTATTGAGTGCTTGTTGATGAAAATTGATTCAACACGTACATGATCGATAGAGCGAAATGTCAAATGAGAATAAAAACAAAGGTTTGCTTAGCTTTGGCAGTTGTTATTGGTTGTATTTCTATAGGAACTGTTTCGGCGTATTTTTTGGAGGAACTGAATTGGGTTGATAGTTTTTATCTTTCTGTTACATCAGGAAGATGTTTTGCCATTACTTCGTTATTAATCTGCACATTGGCAGTTGCAAGAGCGTTTATGGATATCAATTGGTTTAATTGGATCAGGTTTTCAAATGTTACTGAATATTTGTGACACTGTTCGAAACGAAGGCCGCCTGGACCGCCTAGGTTCCGTCTAGGCGCTTGAAATCGAGAATTCGTCCCGATTTTCTACAATTAGTCCCTCTAGGCGTTTTATTGACTCCTAGGCGATTTTCAGCCGCTTGGGCTCCGTCTAGTCCGCCTCGACACCGCCTAGACCGCCTAAACGataatgaacaaaaacattattaattgtgaattttttttttttgctttattataattcacttttaagttgtttcaatgatattgttcttgaaatgttgatgtttgcacaattttaaagatatatgttataaatatacgtgtttttctatattaaatatttttatattattatttttagatagtataatatatattttaattgaattatccaataatttgttgattaataaataaaaaatacaaaaatacaaatccgattaatcacCGATTAATCTCCgactaatccccgattaatgCTCGAGGGCTctgtccgcccgactagcgcctagcgttttttacaaccttgtttGTGAGTATGATATTATCTGCATAACTTTTCTAATTTCAGTTCATTGAATtcatttagtataatttagtataattttagtattttagtataattttataactttagtataattttataattttagtataattttacaactttagtataattttataactttcagggacaagcaaacgtcccaaaggtagtgaggacgagagctggctAGTTAGTGGACCGGTGGATGGTGGCCCCGTTGATGGTTCcatgattcctagttttctaggacatgttgcctcgcGGATGCTGGGAggagagattcggtcgtttctgacctgctacaacagatcaacagcatgccgagatttgtgtcagtggttttctggtgcgtcacccgaggtaagaataatatagtttgtcaacatttattgtaatttatatttttaactataaacataaaaaaacattcagtaattgtataaattatatatgtgtcattttacagctgaaggaaatgatcgagaagactggtttgtctcaccttccacatatcatgtttaagaacctcgacactccgctgttgactgcgttcgtggagcggtggcatcccgatacgaactccttccacatgtcgttcggggagatgactatccagctgcatgatgtatggcagattcttcggatcccgatcgacggtccgatggtgtccgagtctcccacTACTGACGGGCTTCAAGCCATGTGCATGCTGATGTTTGGGGTGGATCGGGATCAGCTTCTGTTACTGGGCCTGTAATATCCCGCATTTTTACGTTTAAGATATACgtctctaaaaaaatatatatatatttaaatttattattatataaatatcttTGGAAAATGGTAATGATTATCaatctttaaaatattattagtttataaatatttattatttatgaaaATTGTGACTTTagaatttgatttttatatatatatatatatatatatatatatatatatatataattacgaaAGTGAAAAGTTAGTTAGTAAagttattttattgatttatttgtattatattatatttataaaaagaatCCAACAAATCTTAAATACCTCCTATATTTAAGCATTGGTTTTCTATTATAATTCTTTAAGAAATACGATTTCGTTTCAATTTTATAAAACTATGTTTCATTTAGTACTCTTTTCCATAAATCATATTTAGCAGCCATCATCTGGAAAGAGCTTTCAAATGTGGTATTGAGCTTTCTcacaattgaaaaaaaaaagtaatttacttattaattattgttcatatatatatatattatttgttttttttcatggtgttagaaaattatattttctttacatatcaTGGTTTTCACTAAATCgtattttaataccaattattatattaattcacTTACTTCGTTTTTCCAATAGTTTATTTTGACTCAATTTTATTTGGGTTGTAGATTTGATTAAGTATGATAGAAAATTTTGGAGTAAAGTGAGATATGTTGATCGAATAGGAATTTGACGACGTTCGAATGGATTGGGAAGATTGATAACTAAGATTTGGTTCTGACTGTTATTCGGAGTtcgaggtgagtggtaattatggttcatgacactatttatttgattttgaaatctctggcatgaaatctgtttgataaaaatattttgatccaatttttaaatttatctcctaTTTTCGTTTCTTGAAGACAGTTCTGATGAACTTTTCCAAAAATGTTATTTGTTCAAAATAGTGCttagttagatgataaaacactTTCTTGAGTTTAAatttatttgtcaaatattctCTGCATTAGAGCATAGGCTTCTGGGAACAGGCCCTTGGTACATTAGTTTATCTGATATCATGTATCTTATTTGGAAGTAAAAATTCTTTGAGATTATACTTAATTCTGTTAATCGATTGATTTATCTGTTACCATTTGGATtgaaaatctgaaattttattcGAATTCTGCCGCCTGGATtgaaaatctgaaattttattcGAATTCTGTCGTCTGGATATTTAAGTTATTCGAAAAATATTATGAGATATAAATTATACACTTTGAAACCGGTACATGTGCTTAGTATTATTTGTATCTGTTTTCATGTCTCACTGACCTTCATATTAGGCTTGCATTATTTGTTATTGTTTTACTTGTGTATGTGTTTGTCTTTGTGTCAGTtgtattagaatcatgcataaggtcGGTGAAGACATTCTGTATCTGAATCTGGTAGCGCTACCATCTGTGTCTGTTATCTGGCCTTTGGTGATGTGGAATATCATCACTCTGATGTTACTGTACCGTGATTTTGAGAATTtctgtaatttattattatcattcgATTTACTTGATTTGAGTAAATATCGCAATATTATTTGATTTCTCTACACCATCATGTTTGATAAATTCTGaaaacaaatttgaaacttATCTGCATATCTGCCTGTTCCTTGTCTGTTGTGCTATGATTATCACTCACTAGGATTTTCGCTCGCATAGAcggaaatctcataccacgttgattttatttttttcagatTAAGATCTCTATAGCTGGACAGATATTTGAGGTTCAATATTGAAGGAGGATATTGTTAGTTACCTATTGCTACTGTACTGATCTAGAGCTGTTTGGATAAATTTATGGTATATACTTGTTCACAGTTTAAGTTGTATAATCATGCTAGAAGCCTTTATTAGTTAAACAAATATTAATTTGTACTTTGAATTTGAGGCTAGCATAGGTTAAGGTAgtcttaatttatgcgccggtcatggccaGGTTCGGGTCGTGACAGGGCCGACATTTATGgggtggtggaggtgtatttgttcaGGCTGTACACATGCTTGTCATccagggtagggat
The window above is part of the Euphorbia lathyris chromosome 3, ddEupLath1.1, whole genome shotgun sequence genome. Proteins encoded here:
- the LOC136221780 gene encoding protein HEAT-STRESS-ASSOCIATED 32-like isoform X2 → MLQLLLIQPNTYMIDRVEGRIRIITLGTFTVMAEYQHIGRADMIMIDADDICRDADSLRAEVIAKFIGRLGLEKTMFESSSARTAEWFVKCYGPRDKQTSQR
- the LOC136221780 gene encoding protein MAIN-LIKE 1-like isoform X1, with translation MVQGTSKRPKGSEDESWLVSGPVDGGPVDGSMIPSFLGHVASRMLGGEIRSFLTCYNRSTACRDLCQWFSGASPELKEMIEKTGLSHLPHIMFKNLDTPLLTAFVERWHPDTNSFHMSFGEMTIQLHDVWQILRIPIDGPMVSESPTTDGLQAMCMLMFGVDRDQLLLLGLFD